One region of Mesoplasma sp. JKS002658 genomic DNA includes:
- a CDS encoding lipoprotein has protein sequence MKNLLSLLAALGLTATAATTVIACG, from the coding sequence ATGAAAAACTTACTTTCTCTATTAGCGGCATTAGGCTTAACTGCCACTGCTGCCACTACAGTGATTGCTTGTGGC